Proteins from one Xenopus tropicalis strain Nigerian chromosome 1, UCB_Xtro_10.0, whole genome shotgun sequence genomic window:
- the ran gene encoding GTP-binding nuclear protein Ran isoform X1 translates to MAAQGEPQVQFKLVLVGDGGTGKTTFVKRHLTGEFEKKYVATLGVEVHPLVFHTNRGPIKFNVWDTAGQEKFGGLRDGYYIQAQCAIIMFDVTSRVTYKNVPNWHRDLVRVCENIPIVLCGNKVDIKDRKVKAKSIVFHRKKNLQYYDISAKSNYNFEKPFLWLARKLIGDPNLEFVAMPALAPPEVVMDPALAAQYEQDLQHAQATALPDEDDDL, encoded by the exons ATGGCAGCCCAAGGAGAACCTCAAGTGCAGTttaag CTTGTTCTGGTTGGGGATGGTGGTACCGGTAAAACAACCTTTGTGAAACGTCACTTGACTGGTGAATTTGAGAAGAAATATGTAG CCACACTTGGTGTTGAAGTTCATCCCCTGGTTTTCCACACTAACAGAGGGCCAATCAAGTTTAACGTGTGGGATACAGCTGGTCAAGAAAAGTTTGGTGGTCTCAGAGATGGATATTATATCCAGG CCCAGTGTGCCATTATCATGTTTGATGTTACATCAAGAGTCACATACAAGAATGTACCAAACTGGCATAGAGATCTTGTAAGAGTGTGTGAAAACATCCCAATAGTCTTGTGTGGTAATAAAGTGGACATAAAGGACAGAAAAGTTAAAGCCAAATCAATTGTCTTCCATAGGAAGAAGAATCTTCAG TACTATGATATTTCTGCTAAAAGTAACTACAATTTTGAGAAGCCCTTCCTTTGGCTTGCAAGGAAACTTATAGGTGACCCCAATCTTGAGTTTGTAGCCATGCCAGCCCTTGCCCCACCAGAGGTTGTAATGGATCCGGCATTGGCAGCACAGTATGAGCAAGATTTACAG CATGCTCAGGCCACTGCACTGCCAGATGAAGATGATGATCTGTGA
- the ran gene encoding GTP-binding nuclear protein Ran (The RefSeq protein has 1 substitution compared to this genomic sequence) gives MAAQGEPQVQFKLVLVGDGGTGKTTFVKRHLTGEFEKKYVATLGVEVHPLVFHTNRGPIKFNVWDTAGQEKFGGLRDGYYIQAQCAIIMFDVTSRVTYKNVPNWHRDLVRVCENIPIVLCGNKVDIKDRKVKAKSIVFHRKKNLQYYDISAKSNYNFEKPFLWLARKLIGDPNFEFVAMPALAPPEVVMDPALAAQYEQDLQHAQATALPDEDDDL, from the exons ATGGCAGCCCAAGGAGAACCTCAAGTGCAGTttaag CTTGTTCTGGTTGGGGATGGTGGTACCGGTAAAACAACCTTTGTGAAACGTCACTTGACTGGTGAATTTGAGAAGAAATATGTAG CCACACTTGGTGTTGAAGTTCATCCCCTGGTTTTCCACACTAACAGAGGGCCAATCAAGTTTAACGTGTGGGATACAGCTGGTCAAGAAAAGTTTGGTGGTCTCAGAGATGGATATTATATCCAGG CCCAGTGTGCCATTATCATGTTTGATGTTACATCAAGAGTCACATACAAGAATGTACCAAACTGGCATAGAGATCTTGTAAGAGTGTGTGAAAACATCCCAATAGTCTTGTGTGGTAATAAAGTGGACATAAAGGACAGAAAAGTTAAAGCCAAATCAATTGTCTTCCATAGGAAGAAGAATCTTCAG TACTATGATATTTCTGCTAAAAGTAACTACAATTTTGAGAAGCCCTTCCTTTGGCTTGCAAGGAAACTTATAGGTGACCCCAATCTTGAGTTTGTAGCCATGCCAGCCCTTGCCCCACCAGAGGTTGTAATGGATCCGGCATTGGCAGCACAGTATGAGCAAGATTTACAG CATGCTCAGGCCACTGCACTGCCAGATGAAGATGATGATCTGTGA